A region from the Aegilops tauschii subsp. strangulata cultivar AL8/78 chromosome 5, Aet v6.0, whole genome shotgun sequence genome encodes:
- the LOC109766563 gene encoding stearoyl-[acyl-carrier-protein] 9-desaturase 5, chloroplastic, which yields MYLMASLPSHGAFHAPLWYSCSRSKTMVMATASKAKDGVPGKAFSPRKASHRDRVAHSLPPEKREIFDSLNSWAEDNILVLLKPVERSWQPQDYLPDPSLDRFYDEVKELRERAEEIPDDYLVCLVGDMVTEEALPTYQKMLNILDGGVRDETGSSPTSWAVWTRAWTAEENRHGDLMNKYIYLTGRADMRQVEKTIQYLVGAGMDPKTEANPYEFFIYTSFQERATFISHGNTARHARKYGDLKLAQICGTIAADERRHELAYTKIVEKLFEVDPDYTVLAFASIMKKKITMPAHLMYDGQEDNLFEHFSAVAQRLGVYTAMDYADILEFLVKRWNVAGLTGLSGEGRRAQDYLCSLGPRFRKLVERAQGSGKQLPVVPFSWIYGRKVQL from the exons ATGTATCTGATGGCATCCCTGCCTTCCCACGGCGCCTTCCATGCACCTCTTTGGTATTCTTGCTCGAGGAGCAAAACCATGGTGATGGCCACGGCTTCCAAGGCCAA GGATGGAGTTCCCGGAAAGGCCTTCAGTCCTCGCAAGGCGTCTCATAGAGACCGAGTAGCTCACTCATTGCCACCTGAAAAGAGAGAGATTTTTGATTCGCTTAACAGTTGGGCAGAGGACAACATTCTGGTCCTCTTGAAGCCGGTTGAAAGATCCTGGCAGCCACAGGACTACCTGCCAGACCCTTCCTTGGATAGATTTTATGACGAAGTCAAGGAGCTGAGGGAGCGAGCCGAGGAGATCCCCGACGACTACTTGGTATGTCTGGTTGGAGACATGGTCACTGAGGAAGCACTCCCTACCTATCAGAAAATGCTCAATATCCTTGATGGCGGTGTCCGCGACGAAACTGGCagcagcccaaccagctgggctgtCTGGACGAGGGCATGGACGGCCGAGGAGAACCGACACGGTGATCTCATGAACAAGTATATTTATCTCACTGGGAGGGCTGATATGAGGCAGGTGGAGAAGACCATACAGTATCTGGTTGGTGCTGGAATG GATCCAAAAACCGAGGCCAACCCCTATGAGTTTTTCATTTACACATCTTTCCAAGAGAGGGCAACATTCATATCTCACGGCAACACTGCAAGGCACGCCAGGAAGTACGGGGACTTGAAGCTGGCCCAGATATGCGGCACCATCGCGGCTGACGAAAGGCGCCATGAGCTTGCCTATACCAAGATAGTGGAGAAGCTCTTCGAGGTCGATCCCGACTACACGGTCCTGGCCTTCGCCAGCATTATGAAGAAGAAGATCACGATGCCTGCCCACCTGATGTATGATGGGCAGGAGGACAACCTCTTTGAGCACTTCAGCGCGGTGGCACAGAGGCTGGGCGTTTACACCGCCATGGACTACGCCGACATCCTCGAGTTCCTGGTCAAGAGGTGGAACGTCGCCGGCCTCACTGGGTTGTCCGGTGAAGGGCGGCGCGCTCAGGATTACCTATGCTCCCTAGGACCAAGGTTTAGGAAGCTGGTGGAGCGAGCTCAGGGGAGCGGGAAGCAGTTGCCTGTTGTTCCTTTCAGCTGGATCTATGGCCGGAAAGTGCAGCTTTGA
- the LOC141023213 gene encoding uncharacterized protein, which yields MGLVLPVGALSAVIQAWTIFMHKRALHRVERHVIRYAPMLMREQKRITNLNCIFNCNDREALWMLRMKRAPFARLVQTFRTSRLLEDSIHTGVEEQVAMFLHIAGHNQKFRVIHNTFKWSVETISRYFKQVLYAVGELRGEMDCIREIDGTHVTARVPRKQSAAYRGGSTTQARNVLAAVDFDQKFTYVLAGWEGSAYYANILSDNISRLDGVNIPDGKFYLGEADYACRLGVLPPFRKTSLRVTVERAFGALKNRFNILDQKSFHPYPTQVKLVLACCILHNWIPQLGIDELVPEEEEVTPDDLELGGYGVEAFDNEALKNKRLE from the exons ATGGGGCTAGTACTTCCGGTAGGAGCACTCTCAGCTGTGATTCAGGCATGGACCATTTTCATGCACAAGAGAGCTCTTCATCGTGTTGAGAGACATGTCATTAGATATGCTCCAATGCTTATGCGGGAGCAGAAGAGGATCACCAATCTGAACTGCATATTTAACTGCAATGACAGAGAGGCTCTGTGGATGCTTAGAATGAAAAGAGCACCATTTGCCAGACTTGTTCAGACCTTCAGGACCAGTAGGCTGCTAGAAGATAGCATCCACACCGGTGTGGAAGAGCAAGTCGCTATGTTCCTTCATATTGCTGGCCATAACCAGAAGTTCAGGGTTATCCACAACACGTTCAAGTGGTCAGTGGAGACCATCTCAAGGTACTTCAAGCAAGTGTTGTATGCTGTTGGGGAGCTTAGAGGAGAGATG GATTGCATTAGGGAAATAGATGGTACTCATGTTACTGCCAGAGTGCCTCGAAAACAATCTGCAGCATACAGGGGAGGAAGCACTACACAAGCCAGAAATGTGCTTGCTGCTGTTGACTTTGATCAGAAGTTCACCTATGTGTTGGCTGGTTGGGAAGGGTCAGCATATTATGCTAACATTCTCAGTGACAACATCAGTCGTCTTGATGGCGTCAACATCCCGGATGGCAAGTTCTACCTGGGAGAAGCTGACTATGCATGTCGATTAGGTGTTCTTCCACCCTTCAGGAAAACCAG CCTTAGAGTAACGGTTGAGAGGGCATTTGGAGCTCTGAAGAACAGGTTTAATATCCTGGATCAGAAGTCATTCCACCCTTACCCTACCCAGGTCAAGCTTGTTCTTGCATGTTGCATTCTGCATAATTGGATCCCGCAATTGGGAATTGATGAACTTgtgcccgaggaggaagaggtgaCGCCTGACGATCTTGAACTCGGTGGCTATGGTGTTGAGGCATTTGACAATGAAGCCTTGAAGAACAAGAGGCTAGAGTAG
- the LOC109743744 gene encoding organic cation/carnitine transporter 2-like has product MADTAAAPLLTSHKARPSIDETMEAYMGATGAGQLLKAVLLAFAWALDAQQVFISVFTDAEPPWHCTDADADASSCSAAAASPCALPPGAWAWDRPAVTSVVSEWSLECAGPALVSLPASSFFAGCLAGGFLLTTLADSLLGRRKMLLASIVSMSAAGVVTAFSPNVWAYAALRFVSGFGRSMVGTCTLVLSTELVGRRWRDTESPRWLLVRGRRQDAIDTLQQMQIGGITSSNFSMIHACAMNDDDDDAEAGASSVFATLHSMWERPWALRRLAAIMTASFGVGMVYYGMPLNVGNLGSNLYLSVTYNALAELPSSILSWLLMGRINRRSSVVALTAAAGLWSLACVIIPQGTARMAAELVSFFATCTAFNVILMYSIELFPTSVRNSAVGLVRQALVLGGVAAPLLVALGRRNSFFSFGVLGLVIGCSGMFAACLPETKGKAMSDTMDEEDHKEHTCTVHDHVDTSTDLHIVQFP; this is encoded by the exons ATGGCTGACACGGCCGCCGCCCCGCTCCTGACAAGCCACAAAGCTAGGCCGTCGATCGATGAAACAATGGAGGCGTACATGGGTGCCACCGGCGCCGGGCAGCTTCTTAAGGCCGTCTTGCTGGCCTTCGCGTGGGCCTTGGACGCGCAGCAGGTGTTCATCTCGGTCTTCACCGACGCCGAGCCGCCGTGGCACTGCAcggacgccgacgccgacgcgtcctcctgcTCTGCGGCTGCGGCCTCCCCTTGCGCGCTCCCGCCTGGCGCGTGGGCGTGGGACCGTCCCGCCGTAACGTCGGTGGTCTCGGAGTGGTCACTCGAGTGCGCCGGCCCGGCACTCGTCTCGCTCCCGGCATCCTCGTTCTTCGCCGGATGCCTCGCCGGCGGATTCCTCCTCACCACGCTTGCCGATTCGCTCCTGGGCCGCAGGAAGATGCTGCTCGCGTCCATTGTGTCCATGTCTGCCGCTGGCGTGGTCACCGCGTTCTCGCCGAACGTGTGGGCGTACGCCGCCCTGCGGTTCGTGTCCGGGTTCGGCAGGTCCATGGTTGGCACGTGCACGCTTGTCCTATCCACGGAGCTCGTGGGAAGGAGGTGGCGCGACACG GAGTCGCCGCGGTGGCTGCTGGTGCGCGGCAGGAGGCAGGACGCCATcgacacgctgcagcagatgcaGATCGGCGGCATAACGTCCTCCAATTTCTCCATGATACACGCCTGTGCCATGAACGACGATGATGACGACGCGGAGGCGGGCGCGAGCAGCGTGTTCGCCACGCTGCACTCCATGTGGGAGCGCCCGTGGGCGCTCCGGAGGCTGGCGGCGATCATGACGGCCAGCTTCGGCGTGGGCATGGTCTACTACGGCATGCCGCTCAACGTTGGCAACCTGGGCTCCAACCTCTACCTCAGCGTCACGTACAATGCGCTGGCCGAGCTGCCGTCCTCCATCCTCTCGTGGCTCCTGATGGGACGGATCAACCGTCGGAGCTCGGTGGTCGCGctcacggcggcggcggggctgtgGAGCCTCGCGTGCGTCATCATCCCGCAGGGCACGGCGCGGATGGCCGCCGAGCTGGTCTCCTTCTTCGCGACGTGCACGGCGTTCAACGTCATACTCATGTACTCCATCGAGCTGTTCCCGACGTCCGTGCGTAACTCGGCGGTGGGGCTGGTCAGGCAGGCGCTGGTGCTGGGAGGCGTGGCGGCGCCCCTGCTCGTCGCGCTCGGCCGCCGCAACAGCTTCTTCTCCTTCGGCGTCCTCGGGCTCGTCATCGGCTGCTCCGGCATGTTCGCTGCCTGCCTGCCGGAGACCAAGGGAAAGGCCATGTCCGACACCATGGACGAGGAGGACCACAAGGAACACACTTGCACCGTCCACGACCACGTGGACACTAGTACCGACCTTCACATTGTGCAATTCCCTTAA